A segment of the Lycium ferocissimum isolate CSIRO_LF1 chromosome 5, AGI_CSIRO_Lferr_CH_V1, whole genome shotgun sequence genome:
ttgttcttgtgtTCCATTATTTCATTGAACCCATCCCTATTCCAAGAGAATAATGAGTAGTTTTCGATAACTATGGTTTATGCAGTTTAAACTTATGATGTCTACGGAATGCAAATAGGAGTATtttaataaattcaaaattGGTTCAAGAAACCGCTATGTaccgaaaaagaaaagaacaaaaattaaagaaagatgATTGATTCCACTGGGACGGTAAACCGTCTACACGATGGTGACACTATCCGGTTAATACTTAACCACATTTGgtgtttatatcaaatcatAGCAGCTTATCATGATTAAGTGATTTAATAAAGTACAGATGTATATCAATAAAATAATGGTTAGGTGATAGAAATTTGAATACAAACACATGGTATACACCTAGTGATTTAGTGTAAATATCGAGTGCAAAGTAAATTTTTACCAACATTGCCCCCTGCCTCACAGTACGATTATTGGCCTTCATtcacggtaaaaaaaaaatagtcatgcGTCCACACTTCGTACATGAACATAACTTTGGACATGTTACAATGTCCGTTGTCGATAGTATAATAAGTGTCCCCAATGGAGCTGAGGGGTTAGAACAAAATAGGCCGGGACACGTTGGGACAAACACGTCTCACCTTATTAGAACTGTCTAAAGTAGTTTTCTTTGGCTTGTGTCTTCAAACTTTTGAAATGGACCTCTATGGATCATGGCTGTACGTACTACTTTGACCCTGCACCAACTGGCTAAATTTGTTTCAGCCACCCGAGTGGACACTAACGAAATTCTTAGggaatatacatatacaatcccgctgttgaaaaaataaaaacaataatacACTCCCGACTAAGAGGCGATGGTCAAGTGTTCTCCGAGAGTGGCTAGAGGGTGAACGTTTGAAaataattactccctccattcacttttattgttcactatactaaaaataaattttcatttttacttatccactttagcatataaagagaagaaaaactttttttttcttgttttatccttaatattaattattcatcttcaaatcattttccaagtcTATTGAaattatacaccaattaatatggtattatggtaaaatatatactttatttattaattttaaggAGCGTACAAAGTAAAAAATGGACAGGTAAAAGTCAACAGAGGGAGCGGATGATTCCCAACACATCATTGGTCGAAAGACTTTACAATGGTGAGAGGACAGAGCAAACAAACAACACTACTAGTGGGTGAatggagtccggaaccaaaatgcccccaaaaaaatcattttgaatcaaaataccccaacaaaaaaaatgttacaaaagtacctttagcgcagtaaaatactaaGCTAAAGCACTTAACAACTTGCttccgttaagtgctttagcgagTATTTCTTTGCGCTATAGTACTTAATCAGAATTCCGTTGAAATCTTTAGCGcaagaaatattatttatagacatTTCTAAATATCTATAGCAAAGAAAATACTTTATGGCGCTATAGGAGTCCACTTTAAACCCATCGGGTTCCACCACTGGTCCCTCCagtggttaaaaaaaaattgaaaacgcTATTGAAGGCAAAACCGAGGTGGTCCCCACATccaaaaaagatattttctattaaatttcatccggaaagtttagattctcaGATATTCGATTTCTAGGAGAAGATTCTAAGTCAATTTTGGGAAAAAGCGGATACAACTCGATTAAAATAACTTCtaaaaatcttcgattaaggttttctactatgaacttttgttattattttgttatatacattacattgtaagcatgcttaacatttaatccttgctattttcccaaaaaaaaaaaaaaaaattggttcttgtTCGGACTGGGCAGTGGCTTTTGCCAGtgttccgatttttttttgtttaattcattatttgttaaatgtttatgaattgttaatttgttatatgtttatgagttgttaatttgttaattatttatgaattgttaatgaatcattattttgttaattgattatttgttaaatattgattatgaatttattagttgttaaatattgtttatgaattgaaagaagttgattggtaatgaattattatattgttaacactttgtttggatgattgttatgtattgtttTGACGTTTATcgtattgtgttgtattgtataggaccaaatcaGTGGTTACATAAAATATGACCTTTCGTtgttacataaaaataaaattaaagtaacaatcaaagcaaacattatatttaaactaacaacataatataatacaataggtaacaaccagttgtaaatgattatgaattgttaatctatataattttaaaagcgtgaatatatatgttaaataaaaaaagattatcttaaaaagaatagttaaagttcttcttttcataaatacataagctaacaaaaaaatgtaaagtttgtaggaaaatatgtagTCGAtgaatatactcttttagtttaattttatcgtagttgtgttggctatttggtcaactaaaaatatatcacatattcaaaatagagttctaaacaaatattactcATCTTAATTTCGAttctcaaactaattaacttaacaaatctttgccatcacataattcaaaagtaattaacttaaaagtctttgcaatcatatgtgtccttactatcacatattaaattggATTCGtatatcccatgttaattattcacaagatataatattacataattcatatattccctacaaattattaattagctaatataatttatctttcatttcaagaataatgactaatttagtttgtaAAGACTggactctttcatggatccgaatgttccccCGGAGCCCAATGCTCACCCGGGGCCCGATGATCACCCGGGGCTCGCTGTTCACCAGGGACCCGCTGATAGATCAGTATTGTCTTTGCAAGACAATCATAGGTCAGACTTATTACGGGCGTGCGCATAGGGATATCTGCGGAGCTCCGTCCCCGTAGGCCGCAGAGAGCTTGACTCTTTTTACGCGAGCACCCCCGCCCTCGTGTCTTGgagatattgtttcggggcGGCATCTACACCGTTGTGTGTCCGTTGGTCAAGTACGACATGATTGGGCGCTCATCAcggccatggttgagcggtAGAGGCTGTgagacacataccttccatcttcgcacctattgaggccacgattacacttcGGGATGTGGAGGTCCTCTTTGGATTGCAGGTAGATGGAGAGCCACTATACACTCGATACGAGCTTCCTCCTGGTCAGACGTGGGCGAAGtcgagttgactaggctcacccactTCGTACCTGATGCCCAGGGCCAGATTTCAGGATAGAATCGGGTTCAGATTAGTGCACTCTACACTTATTTGGAGGGTCTGGATCCGGTTGAGGACGGCACCCCGCAGGACGATGTTGATTGTCATATGCCCATTTGTACCTGCTTATTATATTCGGAGGCATCTTGTTCCCGAACTCATCGGGTACCTTTGTCAGCTTACGTTATTTGGTTTTCTTGGAGCATCTGGACCGCCTGGGAGACTACAGCTGGGGCGGTGATGTTTTAGAGTATCTTTACAGATGCTTGTCTTAGGCGTCTTGGTGTTGTCGAGGagatgtgtgtggattttttgctcttctccgtaatattttaagtgtgcCTTCCTTAATGTAGACAAACCTCTTGAAATGACGActtaaaaatcgtattttctaatatcgcttACGATTATGGGCGTGGGAGAGGATCTTGCCTTTCGGCCCGTACCTAAGATCACCTTTTCGAGATCACATGCCTTATGCGAGGAGGTGGACGGCGGGTTTTGACCGAGTAATGTGGATATGCACCACGCATTCTTCCATTCCGGACCGGCTTGATCATGACGCGGACGATGCGGTAAAACtatttaaatttacattaataatttaattaaatgtcTTTTCGATTTGGTAATCAACgatttgtatttatatgttatgcggCTATTTATATGGGCCGTGCGTTGCTATATTAGATGGTTTGCGGCCCTTACGCAGGGGCGGGTCGGGGGGGTTTGgaggtcgcggtgtccattgatacacctgGACATCGTAGAGGAGCACATGTCCGAGCGTGTCTTACTACCATTTGGGCATACACAGAGTATACCCCCTGATGTCCGTCATGAGTTCCGACACTACTAGCGGGACGATCGGGCTGCCATTGATGATGATTTTTTGGCTTTCATGGATGTCCAGCTCCACCATTGGGAGAACAGGTTAGGCACTTTAGCGGTGGTCGGTCATTTGACTCCCATTGAGCATTACATGCGCTGGTATCATCAGATCACACGCCGATTGATCGGCAACCCAGCTTTGTGTCCCCTTAGGGATGTAGGATACTCAGCACTCGCCCGTGGGCAAacgaggcattggtaagtttatcgtatttagatttatttaattgcattaattgttacgttttaaaaaataactttttttttctttttctgttgaACACAAATGCAGCTGGTAGCCATACAGCGTTTACGCATCTTGGGGGTAGAGCATATGCCTTACCCTGAGCTTGCAGGGCTTGCGGCGGAGATGGTACGGATATTGGAGGATGGTATCCGAGCGAGGGCGAGATTAGGGCGGGGAGAGCCTCGTTCGGGAGGTTGAGTATCGGGGAAGCGCTAGGGTGGAGGACCGGTGCTCCCGGATGGCGGAGGCCGTGCCGCGCAGGACGCCGTGGCTTTGCCGGAGGACGCCGTGCGCGTAAAGGGCCGCGATGCCGGCCGGAGGACACGGTGGTCGAAGGACACCATACGGTAGATGAGACGGATGAGGCCGATCCCATTCCGAGAGGGCGTTCGCGGTCCTGGTCCATCGCGGCCGTTTGCGGGTGGCGACTTGACTGGGACTCACCTACGTTTACGCCGTCGCTCTTACTTGCTGAGATACCCGAATCATCATCACAGCCGAGCCAGAATGCATACATGGAGGAGCGTAATAACATTGATTGGGCGGCATTACGCGCTTCATTAGCTGATGAACGGCctgtgaggaatttagagggagacaggattcttgacttcgatgagtttttAATCCtgattattatttaaaatacttatttgttcatttaaattatttattttaaatatatatatgttacttattatttagtaatatttattttaaatactgcgctaaagcacgtGCCCTCGACATCCAATATtctatttttcctatttttgtttctcttcaagTTGTGTACCGTGATCGTTTTTCCTCATTTCTTTGATCGTTACACAAAAGAAGAGATACGAAGTAAACCAAATATGGATTCCGAGATAAACAATCTAGATCTCCCACGCTCATTTCTTCCTTTTGTCTTTGTTTTTATTCAGATTTTTTGAGTTATTTATTGTTTAcgtgtaaaaatattatttgacgAAATCACACCATCAGGATAAAATTTACTCAATACACTGCAAGAGAAAGTCTAGAACGCGAAAGTCTAGAACGCTTGCAGACATATCAGGGTATAGCCGTCTTTACAACTGACTAATGACATCAATAACCATAGACGGATAGAGAGACCTAGATTCTCTTTTAGTTCTCCAAAAACATCTCATACATTCCGGCTACACGCACCTTGGCCATACTTCATATTCAGTCATcctattttcttaaatatgtGGGGCAAAAAAATCTAGAAACACAATATTAACCAATTATATAATAGACATTTACCAACACACACAAGTATGGGTTCTGCTGGATAAAATTCTAGCGAGTTAAGCAATGGGTAAATCTCATTTCATATTAATTCAAGTAAAAAGAAACTCGATACTAGTTGCAATTTGCCAGTAATCGAGGGTTAGACATCATCTTATACACACTGGCAGGGCACCATCCCCACCACCATAACCTAGTATTACAAGAACGCCCCGCAAGAAACCAGCATTTTGGATCTATTTACACCGGCTTGagtcaaattcaagaaaactgGAATGAGCCAAGAGAAAGATGGCTCCACTTCGAGTCCCCGCCACACCAAATAGCATTCAAGGCTGGAGGGCACCGTCATGCAAGGGCATATGTGCATATGAGTAAAGGCAAAACTCGTTCTACCTCCGAAGATGATCACGGGTGAAGAATGGGTGCCGCAGGGCTTCCCGAGCAGTCATTCTTTCTGAAGGATCATATCTAAGAAGTCCTTGCAATAGATTAATAAAATCCCCAGCAGAATGATCCACATGCTGCATGATTATGTTCTGCAATACGGAAGACAATTACTCATAAACAACCGTGCAAGTTCATTCAACCAAATAGTAGTAGAATAGAAAAGGATTAGCAATAATACCTGAAGGCGAGCCAACTTCAACACAGCTTTGATACTGTCACGAGATGTTGCCCCTTCAGGCCAGTCCAACCGTCCTCTTCTAACATACTTCTCCGCTTGACGGCTGTGATTAAACCAGGAAGTAATTCATAAATCTACTGTAAAGAAGAGAAATCCCTCCTGTTGAATCAGTATGATTATATTGTTGAGAGATCAAATCTATGACTTACTCGACTCTTTTCAGCATGTGCTGAGGCAGGGGGCCCAGAACCCTCTCCATCATAGCAAGGTGTTCTAAATTCTCGTGTGTTTGAAACAATGCTTCACCCTGAATGAAGTTACAAAATTCATTAACTGCAACCAATCAAATGGAAGGAAACCATAGTCCAGCCAGATCGAAGAAAGCATACCGAGCAAAGCTCCACAAGGATACACCCAACACTCCATATATCACATGGGTAGGTCCATCCAAGACCTGAAATAGATAAGGTGAATTTGATCAGTCATGGAAGCAGGATAATAGTGAAACCTAGATGTGTTTTTTTCGGAAAATCGTAATTTGGTGAAACCTAGATGTTTTAACCACTCCTTACCTAGAATTACTTCAGGTGCACGGTAATGACGAGTTGACACAACATATGTCTGATTTTGACGGTCGTATGTTGTGCTACCAAAATCAATTACCTTTATAGCACTTGATTTTGGAATTCTTTTATAGTAAGAGCCGTCTTTTGGTGACCTTGAAGAAACCTGTAACAAAAAATTGACAAACATCAGCCTATGCAGTAGTATCAAGATTAAATACAAAGTAAGCTTGTGCCCCACGCATATTAAAGAAAACAGAAAAGTAACACTAATCGGTCAAACAAGCCACCTTGTAGTCAGGAACCTTCACATATTCTGGGGAGGTGAGAAGTATGTTCTCAGGCTTCAAGTCAGTATGGATCAGacgcaaatcatgcataactaCAAGATAAGCAGAACCATAATCAATTACAAGATGGTATTATCAATCTGAAGTAGTAATAAATACAATGTATGCTCCATCCATGAGGTAAATTgtaatattcagcaagaacccTATCTGCATCTATTTAAATGCATGATTGAGGAAAAGAAAAGTGCACAAAGCTTTTTTTACACACATGCTACACAATCCAACAGTTGTCTTCCAATCTCACGGACAAGATCAATGGGAAATGAACGGTAATTGTTTTTCCGAAGGAAATCGTATAAGCTTGGTCCAAGCTTCTCAAAGACCTGTTAAAACCATTTAAGTTCATCCAAAATTTTAATCCCCATAAGATTTGTTAGGTGGGGAAATTAATCCGTCCAAATCAATCATTCATATACTTACAATACAGATATGATTACGATAGTCAAACCAGTTCCGTATTTGTACGCAACTGCAAGGAACAAACCAGTTCAACCATTTGACAAATAACAAAATCCCATGAATGAGTACACAGGTTAGGATAACAGTAGATTTAACAGGCTATTACTCACCGATTGCCACCATTGTCATGTTTACCAAGCTGTTGAAGCATTTCAACCTCAATCATTGCAGCATCACGATATTTCTTCATGCCCCGAACAATTTTAATAGctaccatttctttcctctcacGGTCCCAGCATTCTAGGACCTGACCGAAAGTACCTTCACCCATCTTACTTTGGATTTTATCTACAATTTAGGAAAACCAAAAGAGTATTAGGGGGGCAAAAAGCTGTAAAGGGGGCAATCCACAGTCTACATGCCATTATAAAATGGGTTCTcatttactaatttttttttggaaaccatttttgtttttgtatcaaaatgaccccaaaaagATGAGCAACGATCTAATCAAAGGaactaattaagaaaataaaagctGATAAAATGAAAAACATTAACTATAATACTATTAATGCAGGATTTTAGGAAAAGGAGAATATAGGCCAaatcattttatatatatatatatatatatatatattttagagTGCATAAACCATTATACACGTAGCAAAAATAATCAGATGGTCAGTATAACCAGGGCaccaaaaaataagtaaacttTTTGGTGATGGTAAAGATGATTACAGCGTGATGTTATATTTTCTCCCAGCTCAAACACAAAATGCCCATCCTTGTCATCTTCTCTCCAAGGGGGAGAACCATTTTGAGCAACTCCCTTATTAATAAAGGGAGCTCTAGTAAGGTCTGTGAGTTGCCTTGAAGATGCATAGCTTGTCACATTCCCAACATCTTGTCCACAAAACAATCCTAGCTGAGCCTACACACAGGCATTCCATTCATCGTATCTTAATACAAAACTAACTTTATTATTACCTCTTGGTACCTTGAAAGTTGGAAATAGAATTcacaaaaaataacataaaagtAGCATGTTAATATTTAAGGActcaagaaaacaatcaaccaTAACCAAATTCTCATTAATCAATTGTTGGAGCACAAAGTGCCTCAGAAGACTTAGATCAAGCTATATAATTATATACCTCTCCAACTTCAAGAAAGAGATCCCTAGAAATCATTATGAAAATCATTTTAAGTAATAACTCTTCTGGAAAAAAAACTTTCAAGTGTTAATTTCTTCAGTAGTCTTGGATAGAGTTATAGTAAATTGCAAAACAATTGCTGACACAAGTATTATTTATCAGACATGTGACATAGCTTGAGATGAATATTTAGAAGCACATAAAATATGGACCCCTCTTTCTTACATAGTAATCAAATTCACATGAgagcttttcaaaaacattgCTAATTAACATTATAACATCCTTGCACATaaaattttggtcccaaaaaaCTACTCACATGTAATTAAAACATCATGAATAATCATAAAATCCctaaaataaataattcaaGTCAGATCTGATCATAAAACgtttataacaaaaaaataggaaagatTCGACAAATATATAGTGATTTTTACCCTCACGTCTgaagaaacaaaaatcaaaCCCTGAAAAACAAAAACCCAACTACAAAAAACACCACATGATGATAATAACACAACAGATCTAATCAAGATACAACATACAACAATAAAAACCGAGTCTTTACCATACCTGATGCGAAAAAACAATCTATACTCGATCAGATCTAGcaaaacaaaaccgaaaaaaaaaaaaaaaaacaaatcgaATAATTTAAAGACAGATCTAATACCTTTGGCTGCTCGGGTAGTACATCCCAGCCTAGACGCGCCCTCTTTCTTGGCCGACGGTCCAGATTCGCTAACGGAAAACCTGTCACGCGCTCTGTTTCCATTACAGAAATCTTAAATaatctagagagagagagagagagttttttagagagagaaagcaaTTGCGCAGAAAGTTGATGTGAAAGCATCAAACCTAAGGCTATCCAACCTAATATTGACCTAACAAATTGTGAAGAGTCGGTTAATATTGAATCGGAGCCGAACACGTGTCGTATATCGTGTCCCTTGCTTTTACTATTTCAATAGGCGACCTTATCTCATACCTTAGCTAATATCGGGTTGTATTCTGATTTTTTAGCTTTGATGATTATAGGGTGTGGTTAGCCTTAACCGTGGTTAAGGATTTTGACCTATTCTTGGGCTTCTTTCTAGAGAGCACAACCTTTGGCCCATCATAAATATAAGCCAAGTGACCAAGTTGTGCAGAAATGGGCTGCTGGATGTAGTAAATTCTGAGTTTGGGCTTTGGCCTTTCTTTTGTGAGAAAAAACTACTGAGTATATAAGTAGAGTCcagaaccaaaataccccaaaaaTAGTGGGATTGAACcaaaatacttcaaaaaaaaacTGTGACGAAAGGACTTAATTGTAACGGTACAGTTAAGTtctttaacgcagtaaaatactgcgttataggacccaattaaaaaaaaaaatctataacgcagtaaaatactgtgTTATAGAACCTGCAAAAAAAAGCCGAGATTCGTTAGTTAGATATTAATTCTTATGCTTTTCAATTGAGTAAGTGTGTTACTTAACTTGCGTTGTTGTTGGTGTTCAATTACATTTTAATCTATTCCATCTGCTAACTTATTTGATTAATTCTTTCAAGTTTCAATTATTACGTTTCAATCATAGGTGCCCATACTTCGGATATACTTTAATACTTCTTTAAAATGATGTTTTTGGTATGTGTTTATTATTCTTTTACCCGTGTTGAAAACTATTTCACCACAAATATTATCCACATCAGGGATTGTGTgaccgtatttttttttattttttgtcattaCAAACATAGAAATATTGAAAACTTTACTGAACAATATTAAAATGATTTCTAACTGATAGTAAGATAGAGTTAAAAGATCTAACAATTTTGTGATATGTTCAAAGATAGCCTGTTACAAATAGAGTCATTCATAAAGTAAATTGGGAACAACCCGCTTTACAATGTATACATCGTTACCCGATatgaaatttcttttattaattcaaGTAATTATTTTTTGCCGGTAGGTGATACTTTGCTTTTTCATCCAAAGAAATTGTTCAAAAATGGACAAAGCCCTTCTCTCTGCCTAAATGTCCTCTACAAGCATTGATCAACTTATTTTGATTAGAAGTTGTCATTAATACATCCATCTAATTAATATTCCACATGCATGCAtgaatttagaaaattaaacAGATTGTAATTATATATTTCTTTCGCACTGTATCTAGAACGTGTAATAAGTTTCATTGCCAAAAACTTATATGTATGGATTGATTCTTAATCTATGAAATAATAAGATATGAAAATCCTAAGGCAAAACAAGACAACACGGTTAATTAGTTGGCACAAAGACCTCACCTCTAAACCAAAATAATAAAGTTGAAAATAAAGAGTATAATAATGGGAAGAAATTATACCTCTCAAGAAGCTTGCAAATTTTGTTATTCTCTTTCTGAAGCAGTATCAAAGCTTAAAATTAATACTCCttcaaatcaaaagaaattgtttttcttttgatatgaTAAAGTAGGCAAGTAAAAATGATAACTTacttctaatatagtagaaaagTAAAAATCAATGGAGATAGTATTAGAAAACATTGATAGTAAAAGATTAAGACAATATGCATGAACAGAAATTAAAATAGCTCAATCCCTCAACCCCAATTTAGGTCAaccatttttataaattttgcaCTTTTTGCTATGtagtatataaatattataGCTCGTTGGATGATATCTTGCTTTTTATTTTGTGATTTAACCAATGCAATGGAGGaagaatataatatatacaaCGAAAATTCAGAacacttttcttttggaaagaAGCAATTcgaatagaaaaagaaaaagagatcaATTTATTCAAATCTAAAACGTGAATTAAATTCCTAGTTGAGTTGAGTTCCTAGGAGTAGTAGGACAATGTTTCTAATTAACCTATGCTGCCTAACATTAGCAGTAATAGGATAGTAGTTTTAACGCATGTGTAGTAGTATGTTCAATAACAATTAGGATTAGGGCTTATTAAAgatataaaagtcgttcaatatttaaagggtattttggtcaaccaacatttatattcatatttttataataacTAGTCTCTATGTTCGTGCTTTCTCTTGCTTCAAGTAATACGAATACTTTGAGTCTAAGTACTAAATGTCTCACTATTTTCTATTCCATCACTATcgaatcttatttttctttttgttatatTTTAGATTGAAGATCCTGAACGtaataattcaaaaaaattgtatagtattttcttgctTCATTATCTATCGAGTTTGTATTGGAATACTCATTGAAGATGGTTTGATTGACAGACGCTACATCAGTTTAAAATTGTCTTTTATGGTAGTAAACTAAGTGTTACTATTATTTAGTAAGAATTCATATATGtgatgcaatttttttttttttgatgaattcTGTATTACATGTTTATAAACTTAAAAGAACCAGTTTTAGTAGAACTAATCTTCTTCTATGATTTTTAATCTTTATCAAAACTCTTCGTATCATgtcaaaaagaaaatcatggacgtccttttttaattttagtaGGATTTAATTTGCTAACTTCTAGATTGAGTCGAATAGGATTTATAAATTTATGGTTGGATTTAAAATCCTTAGTATaagttaattaaaattttaaaatattaaaggtgattacaattttatccttacttaacttaaaattttaagGATATAAAAGTTGTTCAATATTTCAacgatattttggtcaaccaacatttataatcatgcttttaaaatcatatagatatagatatatatagatattttCCCACATAAAATATCCAATTCATCAGTTAATTGATTAAAGGAATTGATACTAATTACATGGCCATAATTAGTACGAATTGTGCATGTGCATTCTGATAATCGTTGATGCCCGGGGTTAGAGACTTGTATATAGGTAAAAACTTGCCTCTATCGGGTGTTAACACCAAATCAATGCAATTTACCATGGTTAAGTGATTTAATCAAGtgaatatatacattaattaatcatgattaagtgataGTTGTATATATTCGAACACATGTTATACATTCATtagtttggtgtaaacacccgGTGCGAATATATTTttacccttatatatataccaacaaacattaagtcatgaaatttttattattccTTGCCTTGATATGGgaaaaattatcattttttaaatGGAGGAAAACTTATTATTCCTTGTTACTTTTCTCGTTAGCTGACAACTCAAATATAATACAGAACCTTAATTTAATTTGTAACTTAAATTGTGCATGTAAAGTGTTAAGTGGTGTGAACTGTAATCCCAGTGAATAGTATAGGTGTTTCACTCAGAAAGTCGCTCAACTATGGATGTTTCActcagaaagtcactcaactttattttttaactagaaagtcactcaactttattTTCTAATTAGAAAGTCACACAACTATTGGTATTTCACCTTCAAAGTCACTCAACCTATTCAagtgtttttttaattacaCATTGTTGATTTTTAGTTAAAGATTgtaagaaataacatatactcatatattgACCAAAACCTTTTAGTTTACCATTATTCCTTCCTAATTTCTCTCGTATCTTATCTTGGTCCACCAGAAAAATTTGATCTAAACCATGCTGCCTCAAGTCTTATTTagttcagatttttttttttttttttttttggaacagaTGAGACCTTGGTACCTGTTAATCCATTCGTCCTTCTTATACAACCTCTTCCTAAGCTTATTCTTTATCATTTCCAATAAAGTTATAATTGCTTTGTCTCTTGCATCAAATATGTACCtacaaattaaaatataaagggCATaattgtttaccccgaaatcggataatcaattgaatttatatgcgggtataggatatgtgctta
Coding sequences within it:
- the LOC132056009 gene encoding serine/threonine-protein kinase AFC2 isoform X1, producing METERVTGFPLANLDRRPRKRARLGWDVLPEQPKAQLGLFCGQDVGNVTSYASSRQLTDLTRAPFINKGVAQNGSPPWREDDKDGHFVFELGENITSRYKIQSKMGEGTFGQVLECWDRERKEMVAIKIVRGMKKYRDAAMIEVEMLQQLGKHDNGGNRCVQIRNWFDYRNHICIVFEKLGPSLYDFLRKNNYRSFPIDLVREIGRQLLDCVAFMHDLRLIHTDLKPENILLTSPEYVKVPDYKVSSRSPKDGSYYKRIPKSSAIKVIDFGSTTYDRQNQTYVVSTRHYRAPEVILGLGWTYPCDIWSVGCILVELCSGEALFQTHENLEHLAMMERVLGPLPQHMLKRVDRQAEKYVRRGRLDWPEGATSRDSIKAVLKLARLQNIIMQHVDHSAGDFINLLQGLLRYDPSERMTAREALRHPFFTRDHLRR
- the LOC132056009 gene encoding serine/threonine-protein kinase AFC2 isoform X2 yields the protein MGEGTFGQVLECWDRERKEMVAIKIVRGMKKYRDAAMIEVEMLQQLGKHDNGGNRCVQIRNWFDYRNHICIVFEKLGPSLYDFLRKNNYRSFPIDLVREIGRQLLDCVAFMHDLRLIHTDLKPENILLTSPEYVKVPDYKVSSRSPKDGSYYKRIPKSSAIKVIDFGSTTYDRQNQTYVVSTRHYRAPEVILGLGWTYPCDIWSVGCILVELCSGEALFQTHENLEHLAMMERVLGPLPQHMLKRVDRQAEKYVRRGRLDWPEGATSRDSIKAVLKLARLQNIIMQHVDHSAGDFINLLQGLLRYDPSERMTAREALRHPFFTRDHLRR
- the LOC132056009 gene encoding serine/threonine-protein kinase AFC2 isoform X3, with product MTMVAIVMHDLRLIHTDLKPENILLTSPEYVKVPDYKVSSRSPKDGSYYKRIPKSSAIKVIDFGSTTYDRQNQTYVVSTRHYRAPEVILGLGWTYPCDIWSVGCILVELCSGEALFQTHENLEHLAMMERVLGPLPQHMLKRVDRQAEKYVRRGRLDWPEGATSRDSIKAVLKLARLQNIIMQHVDHSAGDFINLLQGLLRYDPSERMTAREALRHPFFTRDHLRR